The Exiguobacterium mexicanum genome includes a window with the following:
- the fliY gene encoding flagellar motor switch phosphatase FliY: MSEMLSQDEIDALLRGTSDSSKPEAKPEEHLDSMESDALGEIGNISFGNSATALSTLLQQKVEITTPIVSEVTIDALRERYPTPHVALRVGYTEGLKGENVLVLTREDAAIISDLMLGGNGIDVDPEGLDEIRLSAVQEAMNQMMGAAATSLSTVFSKKIDISPPLVEVFDATKTQTIIDRLELWETMVLIEFNLKVGTLIDSKIVQIAPIQFGKQLVNELMTATSPQPVVPAAAAPKQEAPKAPAAPAPQQPVRQEVKSAPEVAVSQAEFMPLHAPATNDSIPANLGLLYDVPLSVTVELGRTKRSVREVLELSQGSIIELDKLAGEPVDIYVNQQRIARGEVVVIEENFGVRVTEIIQPHERIGIV, encoded by the coding sequence ATGAGTGAGATGTTGTCACAAGATGAGATAGACGCGTTATTACGAGGGACGAGCGACTCGTCAAAACCAGAGGCGAAGCCCGAAGAGCATCTTGACTCGATGGAGAGCGACGCCTTAGGAGAGATCGGGAATATCTCGTTCGGTAACTCGGCGACGGCACTATCGACGTTACTGCAACAAAAAGTAGAAATCACGACCCCAATCGTCAGTGAAGTTACAATCGATGCGCTCCGTGAGCGTTATCCAACACCGCACGTGGCGCTTCGCGTCGGTTACACAGAAGGTTTGAAAGGCGAAAACGTCCTCGTGTTGACACGTGAGGATGCGGCCATCATCTCGGATTTGATGCTTGGCGGGAACGGGATCGATGTCGATCCGGAAGGGTTGGACGAAATTCGACTCTCGGCCGTCCAAGAAGCGATGAACCAAATGATGGGGGCAGCGGCGACATCTTTGTCGACGGTATTCTCAAAAAAAATTGACATTTCACCGCCGCTCGTCGAAGTGTTCGATGCGACGAAGACCCAAACGATCATCGATCGTCTCGAACTTTGGGAGACGATGGTGTTGATCGAGTTCAATTTGAAAGTCGGTACGTTGATCGACTCAAAAATCGTTCAAATCGCACCGATTCAATTCGGGAAACAGCTCGTCAATGAATTGATGACGGCCACATCCCCGCAACCGGTCGTACCTGCTGCGGCCGCCCCGAAGCAAGAAGCACCAAAAGCACCGGCCGCACCGGCTCCTCAACAACCTGTACGTCAGGAAGTGAAGTCGGCACCGGAAGTCGCTGTCAGTCAAGCGGAATTCATGCCACTGCATGCGCCTGCGACGAACGATTCGATTCCAGCGAACCTCGGTCTGTTGTATGACGTGCCGCTCAGCGTGACGGTCGAGCTCGGGCGGACGAAACGTTCGGTCCGCGAAGTGCTTGAGTTGTCGCAAGGCTCGATCATCGAACTCGATAAACTTGCCGGTGAGCCGGTCGATATTTATGTGAACCAACAACGGATTGCCCGCGGCGAAGTCGTCGTCATCGAAGAGAACTTCGGGGTCCGTGTAACAGAAATTATCCAACCGCACGAGCGGATTGGCATCGTTTAA
- the fliM gene encoding flagellar motor switch protein FliM, producing MGEVLSQQEIDALLSALSSGDVEADSFLNQEEERKVRQYDFKRAVRFSKDQIRSLTRIHEHFTRMLTTFFSAQLRTYVQFTVNSVEQLPYDEFIHSIPSMTMINLIEAPPLNGRFIIEVNPNISYAMLDRLLGGPGVEIEKVESFTEIEMRILTQLYKRAFAGYGEAWESIAVIKSEMTAVEVNPQFLQLVSPNETVVLISIGVTIGEVSGTINVCLPFVTIEPVLSKLSSHYWMQEANRRNASGNSKEPLKAQLMNSTVEVVSLLGETTITFGDLLHLEVGDCLTLDQLVKDPLSIMVGENKVFKGQVGVSGKRMAVQVLHRVKEEEQ from the coding sequence ATGGGAGAAGTCTTATCTCAACAAGAAATTGATGCCTTGCTATCGGCGTTAAGCAGTGGCGACGTCGAAGCCGACTCCTTTTTAAATCAAGAAGAAGAGCGGAAGGTTCGGCAATATGACTTTAAACGGGCGGTCCGCTTCTCGAAAGACCAAATCCGAAGTCTGACCCGAATCCATGAACATTTCACGCGCATGTTGACGACGTTCTTTTCGGCTCAGCTCCGGACATACGTGCAGTTCACGGTCAATTCGGTCGAGCAGCTCCCGTACGATGAATTCATTCATTCCATCCCAAGTATGACGATGATCAACTTGATTGAGGCTCCGCCGCTCAACGGCCGCTTCATCATCGAGGTCAACCCGAACATCTCATATGCGATGCTCGACCGTCTGCTTGGTGGTCCAGGGGTCGAAATCGAAAAAGTCGAGAGCTTCACAGAAATCGAGATGCGCATCTTGACCCAGTTATATAAACGAGCGTTTGCCGGATACGGGGAGGCGTGGGAGTCGATTGCCGTGATCAAGTCAGAGATGACCGCGGTCGAGGTCAATCCGCAGTTTCTTCAACTCGTCTCGCCAAACGAGACGGTCGTCCTTATCTCGATCGGTGTCACCATCGGCGAGGTGAGCGGCACGATCAACGTCTGCTTGCCGTTCGTGACGATCGAGCCGGTGTTATCCAAACTGTCGAGCCATTACTGGATGCAGGAGGCCAACCGCCGCAATGCGAGCGGCAACAGCAAGGAACCGCTCAAAGCCCAATTGATGAACTCGACGGTTGAGGTCGTTTCTCTGCTCGGAGAGACGACGATCACGTTCGGTGACTTGTTACATTTAGAGGTCGGGGATTGTTTGACGCTCGACCAATTGGTGAAAGACCCATTATCCATCATGGTAGGGGAAAATAAAGTGTTCAAAGGGCAAGTCGGTGTGAGCGGGAAGCGGATGGCCGTCCAAGTGCTCCACCGGGTGAAGGAGGAAGAGCAATGA
- a CDS encoding flagellar basal body-associated FliL family protein, with amino-acid sequence MSEEKQKGGAMKMVLILLVVLLVMGGAGFMTYKYLFGDNVTAKTKPVTAEELAERSFTTDDMTTNIQDERFINVQFTIVTDAAETKEDLELRKFQVHNVILGDLAGMTKAQLTTKEDMQKFEQSLRKQLNGLLESGEVQRVYMTKKIIQ; translated from the coding sequence ATGAGTGAAGAAAAACAAAAAGGTGGCGCCATGAAGATGGTGCTCATCTTGCTAGTCGTCCTGCTCGTCATGGGCGGGGCCGGATTCATGACTTATAAATATTTGTTCGGAGACAACGTGACGGCGAAAACGAAACCGGTCACCGCCGAAGAGTTGGCCGAACGTAGCTTCACGACGGATGACATGACAACGAACATTCAAGATGAGCGTTTCATCAACGTCCAGTTCACGATCGTGACCGATGCCGCTGAAACGAAAGAAGATCTCGAACTTCGCAAGTTTCAAGTGCATAACGTCATCCTTGGTGATTTGGCCGGCATGACGAAAGCCCAGTTGACGACGAAGGAAGACATGCAGAAATTTGAGCAGTCGCTCCGTAAACAATTAAACGGACTGTTGGAGTCAGGTGAGGTCCAACGAGTCTATATGACGAAGAAAATCATACAGTGA
- a CDS encoding flagellar FlbD family protein yields MIRVTTLRGEELVLNALFIETVKAEPDTIIHLYNGKTYIVSETKQQIIDRTTAFYASIGLIGTTGIRGEEDE; encoded by the coding sequence ATGATTCGCGTCACGACACTCCGGGGTGAAGAACTCGTATTGAACGCCTTGTTCATCGAGACGGTCAAGGCCGAACCGGATACGATCATTCACTTGTATAACGGAAAAACGTATATCGTCAGCGAGACGAAACAACAAATCATCGACCGGACGACGGCATTTTATGCCTCGATCGGTCTGATTGGAACGACAGGCATACGAGGTGAAGAAGATGAGTGA
- the flgG gene encoding flagellar basal body rod protein FlgG produces the protein MLRAMYSGISGLKNFQSKLDVVGNNIANVNTFGYKKGRVTFKDLVSQQVGSATAANGVSGGVNPKEVGLGGTMATVDNVYNQGAMQNSGRALDVGISGEGFFALDVNGQTQYTRAGNFYTDNTGDLVNGDGAYVLSTTGDRLNIPAGAKSLSIGKDGQVSYVNNAGESTVVGQIQVVTFANNAGLSKVGANNFIQSQNSGEPNIGIPGQDGRGELVSGALEMSNVDLSEEFTEMIVAQRGFQANTRIITTSDEILQELVNLKR, from the coding sequence ATGTTAAGAGCAATGTACTCAGGAATCAGTGGTTTAAAGAACTTCCAATCCAAGCTTGACGTCGTCGGGAACAACATCGCCAACGTCAACACGTTCGGCTATAAAAAAGGTCGGGTCACGTTCAAGGACCTCGTCAGTCAGCAAGTCGGTAGTGCGACCGCGGCGAACGGAGTCAGCGGCGGGGTCAACCCGAAAGAAGTCGGTCTCGGGGGCACGATGGCGACCGTCGACAACGTCTATAACCAAGGAGCCATGCAAAACTCAGGGCGAGCACTTGACGTCGGGATCTCAGGAGAAGGATTCTTCGCCTTGGATGTGAACGGTCAAACGCAATACACACGGGCCGGTAACTTCTATACAGATAACACGGGCGACCTCGTCAATGGAGATGGAGCCTACGTCCTCAGTACGACGGGTGACCGCCTCAACATCCCAGCCGGTGCGAAGTCACTCTCGATTGGTAAAGACGGACAAGTCAGCTACGTGAACAATGCCGGGGAATCGACGGTCGTCGGTCAAATCCAAGTCGTCACGTTCGCCAACAATGCCGGACTCTCGAAAGTCGGAGCAAACAACTTCATTCAATCGCAAAACTCAGGTGAACCGAACATCGGCATCCCTGGACAAGATGGACGTGGAGAACTCGTCTCGGGCGCGCTCGAGATGTCGAACGTCGACTTGTCGGAAGAGTTCACAGAAATGATTGTCGCTCAACGTGGTTTCCAAGCGAACACTCGTATCATCACAACATCGGACGAGATCCTCCAAGAACTCGTCAACTTGAAACGCTGA
- a CDS encoding flagellar hook capping FlgD N-terminal domain-containing protein, giving the protein MTTIQPKTSDYTLPDQSMPKATNQYDQSMFLKLLLAQLANQDPMSPMEDREFISQMAQFSSLEQMQTISKQLDSALVDRQMASISEFSNMIGQTVAYTNETETETIKGSGRVLSISKTEAGYVADLEDGTSVNVYNITSIKQA; this is encoded by the coding sequence ATGACGACCATCCAGCCGAAGACGAGTGACTATACGTTACCGGATCAATCGATGCCGAAAGCAACGAACCAATATGATCAGAGCATGTTTTTGAAGCTGTTGCTCGCGCAACTCGCCAACCAAGACCCGATGTCACCGATGGAAGACCGTGAGTTCATCTCCCAGATGGCCCAGTTCTCTTCTCTCGAACAGATGCAGACGATTTCGAAACAACTCGATTCGGCCCTTGTCGATCGGCAAATGGCTTCGATTTCGGAGTTCAGCAATATGATCGGGCAAACGGTCGCTTATACAAACGAAACGGAAACCGAGACGATTAAAGGCTCGGGACGTGTTCTCTCGATTTCGAAGACCGAAGCCGGCTATGTGGCCGACCTTGAAGACGGAACGTCCGTCAACGTGTACAACATCACTTCCATCAAACAAGCATAG
- a CDS encoding flagellar hook-length control protein FliK: protein MNIALLAQSLQGTTQKGGEAAATPTGQFLELLSAMLGTSTPSPEVAVATEDEESLPLENVSNRLEQWLQQPDSLQWLKSLPADAYRKFMDAYIGILNQVAPDQSAATLETTSAVTPALLAGQMAAPTISFTLTKKETEALVTPVPTDQVEENVRIIQQVVAQFKGTLGQTPKSIPGLTKTETQVAQLQPSVKETEWMPKGMTWSKPQIDSEMVMYASKGSLPENLQARIEAALQRAPFKSGADGSKVFTVRLYPEQLGELVVKLERQNGELVVKLFASNQEAKQLLQSQVQQLQQTLQPLTQNVRVEINLTQQALETKGSGFNEFDQPEPEQQEQPKGEPEDDDHPAEDE from the coding sequence ATGAATATCGCCTTACTCGCCCAATCGCTACAAGGGACGACCCAAAAAGGCGGGGAAGCGGCTGCGACCCCGACCGGACAGTTTTTGGAGTTACTCTCGGCGATGCTCGGGACCTCGACGCCATCTCCAGAGGTGGCGGTCGCCACGGAAGACGAGGAATCGCTTCCGCTCGAGAATGTATCGAACCGATTGGAGCAATGGCTCCAACAGCCCGACAGCCTGCAATGGTTGAAATCACTGCCGGCAGATGCTTACCGAAAGTTTATGGATGCTTATATTGGGATTTTAAATCAAGTCGCCCCGGATCAGTCAGCGGCAACTCTTGAGACGACATCGGCCGTGACGCCCGCACTCCTCGCTGGACAAATGGCGGCGCCGACAATCTCGTTCACGCTGACGAAAAAGGAAACGGAAGCACTCGTTACACCCGTGCCGACCGATCAAGTGGAAGAGAACGTGCGCATCATCCAACAAGTCGTTGCGCAGTTTAAAGGGACGCTCGGACAGACCCCTAAGTCTATACCCGGACTTACTAAAACCGAAACACAAGTTGCGCAATTGCAACCCTCGGTAAAAGAGACCGAATGGATGCCCAAAGGGATGACCTGGTCGAAACCGCAAATTGATTCGGAAATGGTTATGTATGCCTCGAAAGGTTCACTGCCGGAGAATTTGCAGGCCCGAATCGAAGCCGCTTTGCAACGTGCACCGTTCAAGAGCGGAGCCGACGGATCCAAAGTGTTCACGGTCCGCCTCTATCCTGAACAGTTAGGCGAGCTCGTCGTCAAACTCGAACGTCAAAATGGGGAACTCGTCGTCAAACTGTTTGCGAGCAACCAAGAAGCGAAGCAGTTGCTTCAGTCACAGGTCCAACAGTTGCAACAGACGCTTCAACCGCTGACGCAAAACGTCCGTGTCGAGATCAACTTGACCCAACAGGCGCTCGAGACGAAAGGGTCCGGATTCAACGAGTTCGACCAACCGGAACCGGAACAGCAGGAACAACCGAAAGGAGAACCAGAAGATGACGACCATCCAGCCGAAGACGAGTGA
- a CDS encoding MotE family protein → MEKDNSKRGRQLLVALVLVPAIFLLVGGIVVMNYAMDRPLLSVPFLEIGAKQEPEEKVKTDVNVTGIDADTANRLKVANAEIEKLRADNVELTNEVKARQEEVSKLIKERDRLVAELATASAAEEETSDVSRVYEEMSAKQAAAIMNELESPQVANLLKELSPKQQADILGRMDAQQAAVVTQLLQ, encoded by the coding sequence ATGGAAAAAGACAACTCGAAGCGGGGAAGACAGCTACTGGTCGCGCTCGTTCTCGTCCCGGCCATCTTTCTACTCGTTGGAGGGATCGTCGTCATGAACTATGCGATGGACCGTCCGTTGTTATCGGTCCCGTTTCTAGAGATTGGTGCGAAACAAGAGCCGGAAGAAAAAGTGAAGACAGACGTGAATGTGACCGGAATCGACGCGGATACCGCGAATCGTTTGAAAGTGGCGAACGCCGAGATTGAGAAGCTTCGAGCGGACAATGTCGAGTTGACGAACGAAGTGAAGGCGCGCCAAGAGGAAGTATCGAAGTTGATCAAAGAGCGTGACCGGCTCGTCGCGGAATTGGCGACGGCAAGTGCGGCGGAAGAAGAAACCTCGGACGTCTCTCGCGTCTATGAAGAGATGTCCGCGAAACAAGCTGCTGCCATCATGAATGAACTCGAAAGCCCGCAAGTGGCCAACTTATTGAAAGAATTGTCACCGAAGCAACAAGCCGACATTTTAGGACGGATGGATGCCCAACAGGCCGCCGTCGTGACCCAGTTGCTCCAATGA
- a CDS encoding flagellar FliJ family protein — MNRLLLERIMPIAEHEKEESATEMRQQKARFETEMEALYRLVLTYESLMKSQDEQDGVIDLLMSQYREQTRERLKRQIETQQLVVQQARNRYHLSQERLLGKVVEEKKYVTLHEKVSQHEVAATKLIEQHFIDELAVIHHGKGK, encoded by the coding sequence ATGAACAGACTATTGTTAGAACGCATCATGCCGATCGCGGAACATGAGAAAGAAGAATCCGCGACGGAGATGAGACAACAGAAAGCACGGTTCGAGACGGAGATGGAGGCGCTCTATCGGCTCGTGTTGACGTACGAGTCGCTCATGAAGAGTCAAGATGAACAGGATGGCGTCATCGACCTGCTCATGTCGCAATATCGTGAGCAGACACGCGAACGGCTGAAACGTCAAATCGAGACGCAACAGCTCGTCGTCCAGCAGGCGCGCAATCGGTACCATCTGTCACAAGAGCGCTTGCTCGGAAAAGTCGTTGAGGAAAAGAAATATGTAACGCTGCATGAAAAAGTCAGTCAACATGAAGTGGCTGCGACGAAGCTCATCGAGCAACATTTCATCGATGAGCTGGCAGTGATTCATCACGGGAAAGGGAAGTAA
- the fliI gene encoding flagellar protein export ATPase FliI: MALIDHVLQSITASAEDEYVRKVGRVCRVVGLMIESTGPSAFIGERCLIELPSGQHVEAEVVGFNEARVLLMPYGETTQIAPGCMVKGTGRMLQVPVGDELIGQVLDGLGRPLSGEAVTPGKRYDVLRKPPNPLERPRILDVLSTGVRVIDGLLTVGKGQRVGLFAGSGVGKSTLLGMIAKRSSADINVIALIGERGREVKEFIEKELGPEGMARSVVIVATSDQPPLVRLKGAYTATAIAEYFRDQGKEVVLMMDSVTRFAMAQREIGLATGEPPTSKGYTPSVFAMLPQLLERSGTAVTGSITAFYTVLVDGDDMNEPIADAVRGILDGHFVMDRSLANRGQFPAIHVLKSISRVMNQIAGPIHREAAQTFRGWLATYLDAEDLINIGAYKKGTNPAIDTAIEQYPALLTFLKQSIEEEAPLEQSLERLAKIVRGEP, translated from the coding sequence ATGGCGCTTATTGACCACGTCCTTCAGTCGATCACGGCATCCGCCGAGGACGAATACGTCCGGAAAGTCGGCCGGGTCTGTCGAGTCGTCGGACTGATGATTGAATCGACGGGGCCGAGCGCTTTTATCGGAGAACGATGTTTGATCGAACTCCCGTCCGGCCAACATGTCGAGGCGGAAGTCGTGGGATTCAATGAGGCCCGCGTGCTCCTCATGCCTTACGGGGAGACGACCCAAATCGCTCCGGGCTGTATGGTCAAAGGGACGGGTCGGATGCTCCAAGTCCCGGTCGGTGACGAACTGATCGGACAAGTGCTCGATGGTCTCGGCCGTCCCTTGTCCGGTGAAGCAGTCACACCGGGAAAACGCTACGATGTCCTTCGGAAGCCACCGAACCCGCTCGAACGACCGCGGATTTTAGATGTCTTGTCGACCGGCGTCCGCGTCATCGACGGTCTGTTAACGGTCGGTAAAGGGCAACGGGTCGGGTTGTTCGCGGGTTCAGGAGTCGGGAAGTCGACTCTGCTCGGGATGATCGCCAAACGCTCATCGGCCGACATAAACGTCATCGCTTTAATCGGTGAACGTGGCCGTGAAGTGAAAGAGTTCATCGAGAAAGAGCTCGGACCAGAAGGGATGGCCCGCTCGGTCGTCATCGTGGCGACGAGCGACCAACCGCCTCTCGTCCGATTGAAAGGGGCTTATACGGCGACGGCCATCGCTGAATACTTCCGGGACCAAGGCAAGGAAGTCGTCCTCATGATGGACTCGGTGACCCGCTTTGCCATGGCGCAACGGGAAATCGGTCTTGCGACCGGTGAACCTCCGACGTCAAAAGGGTATACCCCATCCGTGTTCGCGATGTTGCCGCAACTGTTGGAACGAAGCGGTACCGCTGTGACGGGCTCGATCACCGCTTTTTACACCGTCCTTGTCGACGGGGATGATATGAATGAACCGATCGCAGATGCGGTGCGAGGCATACTGGACGGCCACTTCGTCATGGACCGTTCGCTCGCGAACCGTGGCCAGTTCCCCGCGATCCACGTCTTAAAGTCGATTAGCCGTGTCATGAACCAAATTGCGGGGCCGATACACCGTGAGGCCGCCCAAACGTTCCGCGGCTGGTTGGCGACGTACTTGGACGCCGAGGACTTGATCAATATCGGGGCCTATAAAAAAGGGACGAACCCGGCAATCGATACGGCGATTGAGCAATACCCAGCGTTATTGACTTTTTTAAAGCAATCCATCGAAGAAGAGGCCCCGCTCGAGCAATCGCTCGAACGTTTGGCCAAGATCGTGCGAGGTGAACCATGA
- a CDS encoding FliH/SctL family protein — translation MTSLSNVIKRYYATPLEPQRIDSKPFLEPVSVEHDDQENEQLEQKREQLRLDEEALQSRRASMEQELAVLREEVLTSARQEGFDAGFDHGRREGKAEYDELTTRLNTIAVELEQLFDTKWRDAERQLVALALEVSARVTTELVRKDEALFADRIREQLLRQLDAESLTVYVHPTRLASIQRFDSEWATPDGPPLKYRADAGLSETSVRIETPHHGDELDLTYSFERIQSKIEEVLADGAY, via the coding sequence ATGACATCGTTGTCTAACGTGATTAAACGCTATTACGCGACACCGCTCGAACCGCAACGGATCGACTCGAAACCGTTTCTTGAGCCGGTATCGGTGGAGCATGACGACCAAGAAAATGAGCAGTTGGAACAAAAGCGTGAACAACTCCGGTTAGACGAAGAAGCGCTTCAGAGTCGCCGTGCCTCGATGGAACAGGAACTCGCGGTGCTGAGAGAGGAAGTGTTGACGTCAGCCCGACAAGAAGGGTTTGACGCAGGATTTGACCACGGTAGACGGGAAGGCAAGGCGGAGTACGACGAGTTGACGACGCGGCTGAACACCATCGCCGTCGAACTTGAACAACTGTTCGATACGAAGTGGCGGGACGCGGAGCGACAACTCGTCGCCCTCGCCCTCGAGGTCAGCGCCCGCGTCACAACAGAGCTTGTCCGGAAAGATGAGGCGCTGTTCGCCGACCGGATTCGAGAACAGTTGCTCCGTCAGCTCGATGCCGAGTCGTTGACGGTGTACGTCCATCCGACCCGTCTCGCTTCGATTCAACGTTTCGATTCGGAGTGGGCGACACCAGACGGTCCGCCTTTGAAATATCGGGCGGATGCCGGTTTGAGTGAGACGAGCGTCCGGATCGAGACACCGCACCACGGTGACGAACTCGATTTGACTTACAGCTTTGAACGCATCCAATCCAAAATCGAGGAGGTTTTGGCCGATGGCGCTTATTGA
- the fliG gene encoding flagellar motor switch protein FliG: protein MNYAKQANREKAAMLMISLGPEVAANVYKHLSEEEMEQLTLQISALKKVSSEQKEAIMGEFHELAMAQSYITQGGIGFAKTVLEKAVGEEKAMALIHRLTSTLQVRPFEFARKADPKQLLNFIQNEHPQTIALILAHLEPVKSGQILSELPPEIQSEVAKRIATMDRLNPDVIHEIEQILEKNLSQTDMQDYAQSGGIEAVVEVLNGVDRTTERTILDALEIEDPELAEEIKKRMFVFEDIVTLDSRAIQRIIREVANDDLLLALKVSSEEVKQIIFKNMSQRMVETFKEDMEFMGPVRLRDVEEAQSRIVGIIRRLEDVGEIVISRGGGDDIVV, encoded by the coding sequence GTGAATTACGCAAAACAAGCGAACCGGGAAAAAGCGGCCATGCTCATGATCTCGCTTGGACCTGAGGTGGCTGCGAACGTCTACAAACATCTGTCGGAAGAAGAGATGGAACAGTTGACGTTACAAATCTCGGCCTTGAAGAAAGTATCGTCCGAACAAAAAGAAGCGATCATGGGCGAGTTCCACGAGCTCGCCATGGCACAAAGTTATATCACGCAAGGCGGGATCGGGTTTGCGAAAACGGTGCTCGAGAAAGCGGTCGGAGAAGAGAAAGCGATGGCCCTCATCCATAGGCTCACATCGACGCTCCAAGTTCGACCGTTCGAGTTTGCCCGTAAGGCCGACCCGAAGCAGTTGCTCAACTTCATCCAGAACGAGCATCCGCAGACGATCGCCTTGATCTTGGCGCATCTCGAACCGGTCAAGTCGGGACAAATCCTATCGGAACTCCCGCCTGAAATTCAATCGGAAGTCGCCAAGCGGATCGCGACGATGGATCGACTCAATCCAGACGTCATTCACGAGATTGAACAGATTCTCGAGAAAAACTTGTCCCAGACCGATATGCAAGACTACGCCCAGTCTGGTGGCATCGAAGCGGTCGTCGAAGTGCTCAACGGGGTCGATCGTACGACCGAGCGCACCATCCTCGATGCGCTTGAAATTGAAGACCCGGAACTGGCCGAGGAAATCAAAAAACGGATGTTCGTCTTCGAAGATATCGTCACGCTCGATTCGCGTGCGATTCAACGAATCATCCGCGAAGTGGCAAACGACGACCTATTGCTTGCCCTCAAAGTGTCGTCCGAAGAAGTCAAACAGATCATCTTCAAAAACATGTCACAGCGAATGGTCGAAACGTTCAAAGAAGACATGGAATTCATGGGGCCTGTCCGGTTGCGTGACGTCGAAGAAGCGCAAAGCCGTATCGTCGGCATCATCCGTCGCTTAGAAGACGTCGGAGAGATCGTGATCAGCCGCGGCGGAGGAGATGACATCGTTGTCTAA